The Sphingobium aromaticiconvertens genome has a segment encoding these proteins:
- the cydB gene encoding cytochrome d ubiquinol oxidase subunit II: MVPPIDYETLRLIWWALMGLLLIGFALTDGFDLGVAALLPFVAKTDAERRMVINSIGATWEGNQVWFILGGGAIFAAWPFVYAVSFSGFYLAMFLVLAALILRPVGFKYRSKRPDAAWRSRWDWALFVGGFVPALVFGVAVGNVLTGIPFRLDGDLRSFYEGSLLGLFHPFSLLAGLLSVAMLVLHGASWLAIKIERGTVHDRARRFGQIAAILSILLFAIGGLMVARGGMGFRMTGVVDPMGPSNPHLMTMIAAPGAWMSNYTLHPWMLVAPVLGFAGPLIALAGIRTGREALAFGGSSLGTLGIIATVGLSMFPFILPSSIDPASSLTVWNASSSHLTLFVMLLVTLVFLPVVLLYSAWVYKVLFGRITLKDVGTNPDFY, translated from the coding sequence ATGGTGCCTCCCATCGACTATGAAACCCTCCGCCTGATCTGGTGGGCTCTGATGGGCCTATTGCTGATCGGCTTCGCCTTGACGGACGGGTTCGATCTCGGCGTCGCCGCCCTGCTGCCCTTCGTCGCCAAAACCGACGCGGAGCGGCGCATGGTCATCAACTCCATCGGCGCGACCTGGGAGGGCAACCAGGTGTGGTTCATTCTGGGTGGCGGCGCGATCTTCGCGGCCTGGCCGTTCGTCTATGCGGTGAGCTTTTCCGGCTTCTACCTTGCCATGTTCCTGGTGCTCGCCGCGCTGATCCTGCGCCCCGTCGGCTTCAAATATCGCTCGAAGAGGCCCGACGCGGCATGGCGCAGCCGGTGGGATTGGGCGCTGTTCGTTGGCGGGTTCGTGCCGGCTTTGGTCTTCGGCGTGGCCGTGGGCAATGTGCTGACCGGCATCCCTTTCCGTCTGGATGGCGACCTGCGCTCCTTCTATGAGGGCTCGCTGCTGGGCCTGTTCCACCCGTTCTCGCTGCTGGCCGGCCTGCTCTCGGTCGCGATGCTGGTCCTGCATGGCGCAAGCTGGCTGGCGATCAAAATCGAACGCGGCACAGTTCATGACCGTGCCCGGCGTTTCGGGCAGATCGCGGCAATCCTTTCGATCCTGCTCTTTGCCATCGGGGGCTTAATGGTGGCGCGCGGCGGCATGGGATTCCGCATGACAGGCGTGGTGGACCCGATGGGCCCCTCCAACCCGCATCTGATGACCATGATTGCCGCGCCCGGCGCATGGATGAGCAATTACACCCTCCATCCCTGGATGCTGGTCGCGCCGGTGCTTGGTTTTGCAGGCCCGCTGATTGCGCTGGCTGGGATCCGGACCGGCCGCGAAGCGCTGGCGTTCGGCGGCTCGTCGCTCGGCACGCTCGGCATCATCGCCACGGTGGGCCTATCGATGTTCCCCTTCATCCTGCCCAGCTCGATCGACCCGGCCTCCAGCCTGACCGTCTGGAACGCATCCTCCAGCCATTTGACGCTGTTCGTCATGCTGCTGGTCACGCTGGTCTTCCTGCCGGTCGTGCTGCTCTACTCCGCTTGGGTCTACAAGGTGCTGTTCGGGCGCA